A single Endozoicomonas sp. NE40 DNA region contains:
- the hyi gene encoding hydroxypyruvate isomerase, which translates to MPKLAANLSMLFTEVDFPDRFEAAAKAGFKGVEYLFPYDYPVEVIAQKLKQNDLEQVLFNLPAGDWAAGDRGIACDPARTEEFKAGVNTAIAYAQVLGNTQINCLTGIVPEGVPAAEAEATVVANLKYAAEKLEQAGIRLIIEAINTRDIPGFFLTTTAQALKIKEQVGSDNLMLQYDIYHMQIMEGDIATTCEAHLDVIQHVQLADNPGRHEPGTGEINYHFMLSHLDRIGYDGWVGCEYKPATTTEEGLGWLKIYNQV; encoded by the coding sequence ATGCCAAAGTTAGCTGCAAATTTGTCCATGTTGTTTACCGAGGTGGACTTTCCTGATCGTTTTGAAGCCGCTGCAAAAGCCGGATTCAAGGGCGTTGAATACCTGTTTCCATACGATTACCCGGTTGAGGTAATTGCTCAAAAGCTGAAACAGAATGACCTTGAACAGGTGTTGTTTAATTTGCCTGCCGGAGACTGGGCTGCAGGGGATCGCGGCATAGCCTGTGACCCGGCCAGAACGGAAGAGTTTAAAGCCGGAGTAAACACCGCGATTGCTTATGCACAGGTATTGGGTAATACCCAGATCAACTGTCTGACAGGTATTGTTCCTGAAGGTGTGCCTGCTGCTGAGGCGGAAGCAACGGTTGTTGCCAACCTGAAATATGCGGCAGAAAAACTGGAGCAGGCGGGTATCCGTCTGATCATTGAGGCGATCAATACCCGCGATATTCCCGGCTTTTTCCTGACGACTACGGCACAGGCGCTGAAGATCAAAGAGCAGGTGGGCAGTGACAACCTGATGCTGCAATACGACATCTATCACATGCAGATAATGGAAGGTGATATTGCCACCACCTGTGAAGCCCATCTGGATGTGATCCAGCATGTTCAGCTGGCTGATAACCCCGGACGACACGAACCGGGTACTGGTGAGATCAATTATCACTTTATGCTCAGTCATCTGGATCGTATTGGCTATGACGGCTGGGTTGGCTGTGAATATAAACCTGCTACGACAACGGAAGAAGGTCTGGGCTGGCTAAAAATCTACAACCAGGTTTAA
- a CDS encoding hydantoinase/carbamoylase family amidase, producing the protein MTKPQIKPERLLADLQQLRRFGEYKSGVVRPALSPVDMEARRWLRERMLAASLDAHIDGVGNVIGYSGKQGPTLLMGSHTDTQPEGGWLDGAYGVICALEVCRALQECPETTQMSVDIASWSDEEHTFHGFLGSKSFLGLLEPDVIRTATNADGHSLEQALFDAGLNGVPHRYQPDRYIAYLEPHIEQGPRLELSNKRLGIVTGIVGCRDYDITFTGEANHAGSTPMELRKDAGMAMVDFIGQLNRRFQQLAGQFTVWTVGRIDYFPGAACVIPGQAIMRLQFRDTSQGQMNVLEQALRQLVDTFSSHSGFPVTVSRESITDAVTLDRQVQSCLQEAAEEHYPEQWQSLPSAAMHDANMFAPVMPTGMLFVPSIKGISHNLAEDTRESDLITGCQLAAYAAARIINEAT; encoded by the coding sequence ATGACCAAGCCACAGATTAAACCTGAACGCCTGTTAGCAGACCTGCAGCAATTACGACGTTTTGGTGAATATAAATCAGGTGTCGTACGACCTGCACTGTCTCCGGTGGATATGGAAGCCAGAAGATGGTTAAGAGAACGTATGCTGGCTGCCAGCCTGGACGCACATATTGACGGTGTGGGCAATGTGATTGGCTATTCCGGTAAACAAGGGCCTACCCTGCTGATGGGTTCGCACACCGATACCCAGCCTGAGGGGGGATGGCTGGACGGAGCCTACGGTGTTATCTGCGCCCTGGAAGTGTGTCGCGCTCTGCAGGAGTGTCCCGAAACCACACAGATGTCGGTAGATATTGCGTCCTGGTCTGATGAAGAACACACCTTTCATGGGTTCCTGGGCAGCAAGAGTTTTCTTGGATTGCTGGAACCGGATGTGATCAGAACCGCCACCAATGCCGATGGGCATTCTCTTGAACAGGCTCTGTTTGACGCCGGCCTTAACGGTGTACCACACCGTTACCAGCCCGACCGTTATATCGCTTATCTGGAGCCTCATATCGAGCAAGGCCCCAGACTGGAGTTAAGCAATAAACGACTGGGGATCGTTACAGGCATTGTCGGCTGCCGTGATTACGATATTACCTTTACCGGCGAAGCCAATCATGCAGGAAGCACCCCAATGGAGCTGCGTAAAGATGCAGGGATGGCCATGGTGGATTTCATCGGGCAACTCAACCGGAGGTTTCAACAGTTGGCTGGCCAGTTTACTGTATGGACGGTAGGCCGGATTGATTATTTTCCCGGTGCCGCCTGTGTGATTCCGGGGCAGGCGATCATGCGCCTTCAGTTCCGAGACACCAGCCAGGGGCAGATGAATGTGCTGGAACAGGCTCTACGACAGTTAGTCGATACATTCAGCAGTCATAGCGGATTCCCGGTCACCGTCAGTCGTGAAAGTATCACCGATGCCGTGACACTGGATAGGCAGGTTCAGTCATGTCTGCAGGAAGCCGCTGAAGAACATTACCCCGAACAGTGGCAATCCCTGCCCAGCGCCGCCATGCACGATGCCAATATGTTTGCACCGGTGATGCCAACGGGTATGCTGTTTGTTCCCAGCATTAAAGGTATCAGCCATAATCTGGCGGAAGATACCAGAGAGAGTGATTTGATTACGGGTTGCCAGCTGGCAGCTTATGCTGCAGCCAGAATTATTAATGAGGCAACATAA
- a CDS encoding amino acid ABC transporter substrate-binding protein, protein MSTSKLKKILTASLVTAGIALAGCSAEQSAQTSTGATSSTVKVGMSGTYYPFTFMEKGELQGFEVDLWNEIGKRLDSNVEFVTAPFSGLFGMLEAGQLDTISNQITLTETRAERYEFSHPYVYDGVQITVHSDNDKINSVTDLAGKRVAVNLGSNFEQVLRESDPENKINIITYDSGIEQDVAMGRSDAFIMDRISVLALIEKSGLPLKLAGEPIKVMESAMPFVRDDQGIALRDQVNSALNSMLEDGTLADLSGKWLGADVTTPPAG, encoded by the coding sequence GTGTCCACTTCAAAACTAAAAAAAATTCTCACCGCTTCACTGGTTACAGCAGGAATAGCCCTGGCAGGCTGCTCCGCTGAGCAATCAGCACAGACCAGTACAGGAGCTACCAGCAGTACCGTTAAAGTGGGCATGTCCGGCACTTATTACCCATTCACCTTTATGGAAAAAGGTGAATTACAGGGTTTTGAAGTCGACCTGTGGAACGAGATTGGCAAACGTCTGGACTCTAATGTCGAATTTGTGACCGCACCCTTTTCCGGTCTGTTTGGCATGCTCGAAGCCGGCCAGCTGGATACCATCTCCAACCAGATTACGCTGACAGAAACCCGGGCCGAACGCTATGAATTTTCCCATCCCTACGTCTACGACGGCGTTCAAATAACGGTTCACAGCGATAACGATAAGATTAATTCAGTCACCGACCTGGCTGGAAAAAGAGTAGCTGTTAACCTTGGCTCCAATTTTGAACAGGTCCTGAGAGAATCAGACCCTGAAAACAAAATCAATATCATTACCTACGACTCAGGTATTGAGCAGGACGTCGCCATGGGCAGGTCTGATGCCTTTATCATGGATCGTATCAGCGTACTCGCCCTGATTGAAAAATCCGGTTTGCCTCTGAAACTGGCGGGAGAGCCCATCAAGGTCATGGAAAGTGCCATGCCATTTGTGCGTGATGACCAGGGTATTGCACTGCGGGATCAGGTGAACAGCGCCCTCAACAGTATGCTCGAAGACGGAACCCTGGCAGACCTCTCCGGTAAATGGCTGGGTGCCGACGTCACCACACCACCGGCAGGCTGA
- a CDS encoding amino acid ABC transporter permease: protein MIDFDYTVGLLPTVTSSLDATLWMTVGGLALSLSIGLVLALIKVTRPFYLHYLADLYISFFRGSPLLVQLFIFYYGLPQLFPVMRGMPAIIAVIIGLGLHFSAYMAESMRAAIIGIHNGQMEAALSVGMNRMQAMRRIILPQAARVAFPGLMNNTIDLLKSTSLAFTLGVVEIMARAQMEASSSFRFFESYLTVALVYWFVVVICTWFQKWAEARLNRAYA, encoded by the coding sequence ATGATTGATTTTGACTACACCGTTGGCTTACTGCCAACGGTGACTTCCAGTCTTGATGCCACCCTTTGGATGACAGTCGGGGGCCTGGCCCTCTCCCTGAGCATAGGGCTGGTTCTGGCGCTGATTAAAGTCACCCGACCCTTTTACCTGCATTATCTGGCAGACCTTTACATCTCCTTCTTCCGGGGATCGCCACTTCTGGTTCAGCTGTTTATTTTTTACTATGGCCTGCCACAACTGTTTCCAGTCATGCGCGGAATGCCTGCCATCATCGCTGTCATCATTGGTCTTGGTCTGCACTTTTCTGCTTACATGGCTGAAAGTATGCGGGCAGCCATTATTGGCATTCACAATGGGCAAATGGAAGCGGCACTCAGTGTTGGCATGAACCGTATGCAGGCCATGCGCAGGATCATTCTGCCACAGGCTGCCAGAGTCGCCTTTCCCGGTTTGATGAACAACACCATTGACCTGTTGAAAAGTACGTCACTGGCGTTCACCCTGGGGGTGGTAGAGATTATGGCGAGAGCCCAGATGGAGGCCTCCAGCAGTTTTCGTTTTTTCGAAAGCTACCTGACCGTTGCCCTGGTTTACTGGTTTGTCGTTGTTATCTGCACCTGGTTTCAGAAATGGGCAGAAGCCCGGCTTAACAGGGCTTATGCCTGA
- the gcl gene encoding glyoxylate carboligase, translating to MAKMKAIEAAVEILRREGVSCAFGVPGAAINPMYAAMKKNGGIDHVLARHVEGASHMAEGYTRANPGNIGVCIGTSGPAGTDMITGLYSAFSDSSPILCITGQAPVAKITKEDFQAVEIEKIAAPVTKWAVTVREAAQLPGTIQKAFHIMRSGRPGPVLVDLPIDVQMTEIEFDIDTYEPLKPYQPEASRAQAEKALAMLNDAERPVLIAGGGVIGTGAAHLLQEFAEVTGVPVIQTLRGWGSVPDDHPLMIGRAGIQCSHRYGNASLLASDFVFGIGNRWANRHTGGLDVYTEGRKFIHVDIEPTQIGRVLAPDFGIVSDAGAALKQFIAVAKEMKVAGTLKNRNGWVEECQVRKQTMLRKTDFDSKPIKPHRVYHEMNNVFGSDTCYVATIGLAQIAATQFLHVYKPGHWVNSPQAGPLGWTLPAALGVAKADPQRPVVAVSGDYDFQFMIEELAVGAQFNLPYIHVVLNNAYLGLIRQAQRNFDIDYCVQLSYENINAPELEGYGVDHKTVVEGLGCKALRVFDPDQIGPALKEAQELMKTHRVPVVVEVITERVTNISMGVNIDAVNEFEEVIDL from the coding sequence ATGGCTAAGATGAAAGCAATTGAAGCAGCCGTAGAGATTCTCAGGCGCGAAGGTGTTTCCTGTGCGTTTGGTGTACCCGGCGCAGCGATTAATCCCATGTATGCAGCCATGAAGAAAAATGGTGGCATTGATCACGTTCTGGCGCGTCATGTTGAGGGCGCCTCACACATGGCAGAAGGCTATACCCGAGCGAATCCGGGCAATATCGGTGTCTGTATTGGCACATCAGGTCCTGCCGGTACCGATATGATTACAGGGCTTTACTCTGCTTTTTCTGATTCCAGTCCGATCCTCTGCATCACGGGTCAGGCACCTGTTGCAAAAATTACAAAAGAAGATTTTCAGGCTGTGGAGATCGAAAAAATTGCAGCCCCGGTCACCAAGTGGGCAGTGACCGTTCGTGAAGCGGCCCAGCTACCGGGTACGATTCAGAAAGCTTTCCATATCATGCGCTCCGGCCGCCCCGGTCCTGTACTGGTTGATCTGCCTATTGATGTGCAGATGACAGAAATTGAATTTGATATTGATACCTATGAACCTCTGAAACCTTACCAGCCAGAGGCAAGCCGCGCTCAGGCTGAAAAAGCACTGGCCATGCTGAACGACGCTGAACGCCCGGTTCTGATCGCGGGTGGTGGTGTGATTGGCACCGGAGCTGCCCATCTGTTGCAGGAATTTGCCGAAGTCACCGGTGTCCCTGTGATTCAGACATTGCGCGGCTGGGGTTCTGTACCTGACGATCATCCTTTAATGATTGGTCGTGCCGGCATTCAGTGTTCACATCGCTATGGTAATGCCAGCCTGCTGGCTTCCGACTTTGTCTTTGGTATTGGTAATCGCTGGGCGAATCGCCATACCGGCGGTCTGGATGTTTATACAGAAGGTCGCAAGTTCATCCATGTCGATATTGAACCCACCCAGATCGGCCGTGTACTGGCTCCGGATTTCGGCATTGTGTCTGATGCTGGTGCGGCACTGAAGCAGTTTATTGCAGTGGCTAAAGAGATGAAAGTCGCTGGCACATTGAAAAACCGCAATGGCTGGGTAGAAGAGTGTCAGGTCCGTAAGCAAACCATGCTGCGCAAGACCGATTTTGACAGTAAGCCGATTAAGCCACACCGTGTGTATCATGAAATGAACAATGTGTTTGGTTCTGATACCTGCTACGTTGCCACTATTGGTCTTGCTCAGATTGCTGCCACACAATTCCTTCATGTTTATAAGCCCGGTCACTGGGTGAACAGCCCCCAGGCGGGTCCTCTGGGCTGGACACTGCCTGCGGCCCTGGGTGTTGCCAAGGCTGATCCACAACGTCCGGTTGTTGCTGTTTCTGGTGATTATGACTTCCAGTTCATGATTGAAGAGCTGGCAGTCGGCGCCCAGTTTAATCTGCCCTATATCCATGTAGTGCTGAATAACGCCTATCTCGGCCTGATTCGTCAGGCACAACGCAACTTTGACATCGATTACTGTGTTCAGCTGTCGTATGAAAACATTAACGCGCCAGAACTGGAAGGCTACGGCGTAGACCATAAGACAGTGGTTGAAGGTCTGGGTTGTAAGGCGCTGCGGGTGTTTGATCCGGATCAGATCGGGCCTGCGTTGAAGGAAGCGCAGGAGTTGATGAAGACCCATCGTGTACCTGTTGTTGTCGAAGTGATTACCGAACGGGTGACCAATATTTCCATGGGTGTGAATATCGACGCTGTTAATGAGTTTGAAGAAGTTATTGATCTTTGA
- a CDS encoding 2-hydroxy-3-oxopropionate reductase, with the protein MKKIGFIGTGIMGKPMAKNLQTAGYDLYFTEHFEPAPQELLGEQGHALPNPIDVVEVCNITIIMVPDTPHVADVLKREKGVLEGVREGKVIVDMSSISPIETKQFAALVVEKGGLYLDAPVSGGEVGAIAGSLSIMVGGTQAAFDEVKPLFEVMGQNVTLVGSNGDGQTCKVANQIIVALNIEAVSEALLFASKAGADPVKIREALMGGFASSKILEVHGERMVKGTFDPGFRIALHQKDLNLALTGARALQLNLPNTATAQELFNTCSALGGEAWDHSAMIRALEHMSNHCIREE; encoded by the coding sequence ATGAAAAAAATAGGATTTATCGGCACCGGTATCATGGGTAAGCCTATGGCAAAGAATCTTCAGACTGCCGGTTATGACCTGTATTTCACTGAACACTTTGAACCAGCACCACAAGAGTTATTAGGAGAGCAGGGGCATGCACTGCCCAACCCTATCGACGTAGTGGAGGTGTGCAATATTACCATCATTATGGTGCCAGACACGCCTCATGTTGCTGATGTTCTCAAGCGTGAAAAAGGCGTGCTTGAGGGGGTCAGGGAAGGCAAAGTTATTGTTGATATGAGTTCTATTTCGCCGATAGAAACCAAGCAGTTTGCAGCGCTGGTTGTGGAAAAAGGCGGCCTGTATCTGGATGCCCCTGTATCCGGTGGTGAAGTAGGTGCTATTGCCGGTTCACTGTCTATTATGGTGGGCGGTACACAGGCAGCCTTTGATGAAGTTAAACCGTTATTTGAGGTCATGGGACAGAACGTTACCCTGGTGGGCAGCAATGGTGATGGACAGACCTGCAAGGTCGCTAACCAGATTATTGTTGCCCTGAATATTGAAGCGGTTTCTGAAGCGCTGCTGTTTGCCTCAAAGGCAGGTGCCGACCCTGTGAAAATTCGTGAAGCTTTAATGGGTGGCTTTGCGTCTTCCAAGATTCTTGAAGTCCATGGTGAGCGCATGGTGAAAGGCACTTTTGACCCCGGCTTCAGAATTGCGTTGCATCAGAAAGATTTGAACCTGGCATTGACCGGTGCCAGAGCATTGCAGTTGAATTTGCCCAATACTGCTACTGCACAGGAGTTATTTAACACCTGTTCAGCACTGGGTGGTGAAGCCTGGGATCATTCGGCGATGATCCGGGCGCTGGAGCACATGAGTAATCATTGCATCCGTGAAGAGTGA
- a CDS encoding LysE family translocator, whose product MYDTIHAIQKLALVWGEYPVNFETWLSYVGAAFIVCMIPGPTILMVMAQALNHGPKSVLPLIMGTGTGNLLAMSLSFIGLGALMSASAVLFGALKWLGAVYLVYLGINYWRAPVESLRLQSGLMDARQVFRDSFIVTALNPKSIVFFVMLLPLFIDDRHPILVQMMIMSVSFIAASSLTVLIYGLFSGYVHDKLQSPLTRKWFNRTGGGLLMGAGALTAMMQR is encoded by the coding sequence TTGTATGACACCATCCACGCTATTCAGAAGTTGGCACTGGTGTGGGGAGAGTATCCGGTGAACTTTGAGACTTGGCTTTCTTATGTCGGAGCCGCTTTTATAGTCTGTATGATTCCTGGCCCAACGATTCTTATGGTGATGGCACAGGCGCTGAATCATGGCCCTAAATCGGTACTGCCACTGATTATGGGGACAGGGACGGGCAATCTTCTGGCTATGTCGCTGTCATTTATTGGACTGGGTGCCTTGATGTCTGCCTCGGCTGTCCTGTTTGGAGCATTAAAGTGGCTTGGGGCGGTCTATCTGGTCTATCTGGGTATAAACTACTGGCGTGCGCCGGTGGAGTCACTCAGGCTTCAGTCCGGCCTGATGGATGCCCGTCAGGTCTTCAGGGATTCCTTTATCGTGACAGCCCTGAATCCGAAAAGCATTGTGTTTTTTGTGATGTTGTTACCGTTGTTTATTGATGACCGTCATCCGATTCTGGTGCAGATGATGATTATGTCGGTCAGCTTTATTGCGGCATCAAGCTTAACCGTCCTTATTTATGGTTTATTTTCCGGTTACGTACACGACAAACTCCAGTCGCCTTTAACCCGAAAGTGGTTCAACCGTACCGGTGGTGGTCTGCTGATGGGGGCGGGCGCTTTAACGGCAATGATGCAAAGGTGA
- a CDS encoding glycerate kinase: protein MKIVIAPDSFKECLSAIDVATAIETGMRRVLPSAEFIKVPVADGGEGTLQSLVDGTAGQFYSRTVTGPLGEPVEARFGVLGDGKTAVIEMAEASGLERILPHLRNPLLTTTYGTGELVREALNLGVSRIIVAIGGSATNDGGAGMMAALGVRFLNDKGEELPAGGAALADLASIDCSTMDSRLANVRVTAACDVNNPLTGSKGASAVFGPQKGATPAMVVQLDKALTNYAAVIQQCLDVDIEHVAGAGAAGGMGAALLTFMDADLKPGINIVLETVRLKAQAGGADLLITGEGRLDGQTVHGKTPVGVARVAKAEGIPVIALAGSVGKGCEAVYEHGIDAVFPVVHGAVSLPEALEAGRENLERTAENVARLLQLKVPLKG, encoded by the coding sequence ATGAAAATAGTCATTGCCCCCGATTCCTTTAAAGAGTGCCTGAGTGCGATAGACGTCGCTACTGCCATAGAAACAGGAATGCGTCGTGTATTACCTTCGGCTGAGTTCATCAAGGTACCCGTAGCGGATGGTGGTGAAGGGACACTGCAGTCGCTGGTGGACGGAACTGCCGGACAGTTCTATTCACGAACGGTGACAGGACCATTGGGGGAGCCGGTAGAAGCCCGCTTTGGTGTTCTGGGTGATGGCAAAACCGCAGTGATCGAAATGGCCGAAGCTTCCGGACTTGAACGGATCTTGCCTCATCTTCGCAATCCTTTACTGACGACAACTTACGGCACTGGAGAGCTGGTGCGGGAAGCTTTGAACCTTGGGGTCAGCCGGATTATTGTTGCCATTGGTGGCAGTGCGACCAACGACGGCGGCGCCGGTATGATGGCAGCTCTGGGGGTTCGTTTCCTGAATGACAAGGGGGAAGAGTTGCCTGCTGGTGGCGCGGCACTGGCAGACCTTGCCAGTATTGATTGCAGCACTATGGATTCTCGACTGGCAAACGTGCGTGTCACTGCAGCCTGTGATGTGAATAACCCGTTAACGGGATCGAAGGGTGCCTCGGCGGTATTTGGCCCCCAGAAGGGGGCAACTCCGGCTATGGTCGTGCAACTGGACAAGGCTCTGACAAATTATGCGGCAGTGATTCAGCAATGCCTGGATGTAGATATTGAACACGTTGCCGGAGCCGGTGCTGCCGGTGGCATGGGAGCTGCCCTGCTGACCTTTATGGACGCTGACCTGAAACCTGGCATTAATATAGTTCTCGAAACTGTCAGGCTGAAAGCTCAGGCTGGTGGCGCTGACCTGTTGATTACCGGAGAAGGACGTCTGGATGGTCAGACAGTGCATGGTAAAACCCCGGTCGGAGTGGCCCGGGTCGCTAAAGCGGAAGGCATACCTGTGATTGCACTGGCTGGCAGTGTCGGCAAGGGCTGTGAAGCGGTTTATGAACATGGCATTGATGCCGTATTTCCAGTGGTTCATGGGGCTGTTTCTTTGCCTGAAGCTCTTGAGGCGGGACGGGAAAACCTTGAACGTACTGCTGAGAATGTTGCCCGGCTGTTACAGCTAAAAGTACCGTTGAAAGGTTGA
- a CDS encoding anaerobic ribonucleoside-triphosphate reductase activating protein has protein sequence MNLIKTEPFEKIPPAESLRVGGFTPLTTIDYPGELAAVIFTQGCHLRCQYCQNGHLIPSRSDHLLPWNEIQTFLEKRTGLLDAVVFSGGEPTLQSALPSAINDIKAMGFKAGLHTVGSAPGKLARVITKLDWIGFDIKALPEDYAETTGIDKGKDCWESLRLMLESGVSYEVRTTIHWQLLPPEKVLKLAKRLQQEGVRHFVLQNCRTHHCLNQSLTPSILDEQHRKGINQELSELFPFYQTR, from the coding sequence ATGAACCTGATAAAGACCGAACCTTTTGAAAAAATACCGCCTGCTGAATCACTCAGGGTAGGAGGGTTTACTCCCCTCACGACCATAGATTATCCCGGTGAACTGGCGGCGGTTATTTTTACCCAGGGGTGTCATCTGCGCTGCCAATATTGCCAGAACGGTCATTTAATTCCCTCCCGGTCAGATCATTTGTTGCCATGGAATGAAATTCAGACTTTTCTGGAAAAACGAACAGGTCTTCTGGATGCCGTCGTGTTCAGCGGTGGAGAGCCCACTCTACAAAGCGCCCTGCCTTCTGCCATTAACGATATAAAAGCGATGGGTTTCAAGGCGGGACTTCATACGGTGGGCAGTGCGCCCGGAAAACTGGCAAGGGTTATAACAAAACTTGACTGGATAGGCTTTGATATTAAAGCCCTTCCGGAAGATTACGCGGAGACAACCGGCATTGATAAAGGCAAAGATTGCTGGGAAAGCTTACGGCTTATGCTGGAATCTGGCGTCTCTTATGAGGTGCGTACGACGATACACTGGCAACTGTTGCCACCAGAGAAGGTGTTGAAACTGGCAAAACGCTTACAGCAGGAAGGAGTCCGGCATTTTGTATTACAGAATTGCCGGACTCATCACTGCCTGAATCAAAGCCTGACTCCTTCCATCCTTGATGAACAACACCGTAAAGGTATTAATCAGGAGCTTTCGGAGCTATTTCCATTTTACCAAACCCGCTGA
- a CDS encoding YfcC family protein — MVLTLLVGGAVIVLQKIGVVDMGINMLVDKLGRRTEFMIPILVLVFGAICAFIGTPELSIAYIPIILPLMLRLGYDSMTAAATAIIPTTLGFAFGVTAPTNVGIGHMITELPMFSGAWYRIIFWCFVMACVIAYILRHARRVKASPESSMMYEDDLRLREELLSKDDQNIAVDYDPRLKMAGLATLIMFLSVISSIMIFGLGFNAISGLFMAMAIVASLIAGNSLNQICNNFNEAMRIMLVGALICGVARGVSVMLDTGNIMDTLVHYLAMFISGLPGWATSVGVVISQATFNFLVPSGSGQMLVTLPILSPVADLVGMNQQVLVWSSNVADGLSNIFFPTSGYFIAALVAARVDYIRWVKFYFPFFIFTIFVACGGAILAGMINYGPF, encoded by the coding sequence GTGGTTCTGACCTTGCTGGTGGGCGGTGCAGTGATTGTACTGCAGAAGATTGGCGTTGTTGATATGGGCATCAACATGCTGGTAGATAAGCTGGGGAGAAGAACGGAATTTATGATTCCGATTCTGGTGCTGGTATTTGGCGCCATTTGTGCCTTTATCGGCACCCCGGAGCTGTCAATCGCTTACATTCCCATCATATTACCGCTTATGCTACGGCTGGGGTATGACTCCATGACCGCAGCGGCCACTGCAATTATTCCTACTACTCTGGGCTTCGCTTTTGGCGTCACTGCTCCGACCAATGTTGGTATCGGTCACATGATTACCGAACTGCCCATGTTCTCCGGTGCCTGGTATCGCATTATCTTCTGGTGCTTCGTCATGGCCTGTGTGATTGCCTATATTCTGCGTCACGCACGCCGGGTAAAAGCCAGTCCAGAATCCAGCATGATGTATGAAGACGACCTCAGGCTGAGAGAAGAGCTTCTCAGTAAAGACGACCAGAACATTGCTGTTGACTACGATCCAAGGCTGAAAATGGCGGGTCTGGCAACTCTGATCATGTTTTTGTCTGTTATAAGCAGCATCATGATATTCGGTTTAGGCTTCAATGCGATTTCCGGTCTGTTTATGGCTATGGCAATCGTTGCCTCTCTGATTGCCGGTAACTCACTGAACCAGATCTGCAACAACTTTAATGAAGCCATGCGCATCATGCTGGTGGGTGCTTTGATCTGTGGTGTGGCGCGCGGTGTTTCCGTGATGCTGGATACCGGTAATATTATGGATACGCTGGTTCATTATCTGGCAATGTTTATCAGCGGGCTGCCGGGCTGGGCAACCTCCGTTGGTGTTGTGATCAGCCAGGCGACCTTTAACTTCCTGGTTCCTTCAGGCTCCGGCCAGATGCTGGTAACTCTGCCTATTTTGAGCCCTGTTGCTGATCTGGTGGGTATGAATCAACAGGTGCTGGTATGGTCTTCCAATGTTGCGGATGGACTCTCCAACATCTTCTTCCCAACCAGTGGGTATTTCATTGCGGCGCTGGTGGCTGCCCGTGTGGATTATATTCGGTGGGTGAAGTTCTACTTCCCGTTCTTTATCTTCACTATCTTTGTTGCCTGCGGTGGCGCTATTCTGGCAGGTATGATTAATTACGGTCCTTTCTGA
- a CDS encoding FMN-dependent NADH-azoreductase, with translation MNNILVINSSVRFENSNSRQLTQVLLEKFSTERHGVKHRDLVKQPVPHFDHSAFSGFGGDDSQASKKACELSDELIGEVKDSEIIIIGAPVYNFSIPTTLKAWIDYIARVGVTFNYTEQGPVGYLDNKKVYIVLARGGGSVEHIEMQLSQTLGMLGMKDITFIHAANLDTPEREEGLADVHAQIDAICH, from the coding sequence ATGAATAACATCCTTGTAATTAACAGCAGTGTACGCTTTGAAAACTCCAATTCACGACAGTTGACACAGGTCTTGCTTGAGAAATTCAGCACAGAACGACACGGCGTAAAGCATCGTGACCTGGTGAAGCAACCGGTACCTCATTTTGATCACTCAGCGTTCTCCGGTTTTGGCGGTGATGACTCTCAGGCCAGCAAAAAAGCCTGTGAACTGTCGGATGAGCTGATTGGTGAAGTGAAAGACAGTGAAATCATTATCATTGGTGCGCCGGTGTATAATTTTTCGATTCCAACGACGCTGAAAGCATGGATTGATTACATCGCCCGCGTGGGGGTGACGTTTAATTATACCGAACAGGGACCAGTCGGATATCTGGACAATAAGAAAGTCTATATTGTTCTGGCTCGTGGTGGTGGCAGTGTTGAGCATATTGAAATGCAGCTCAGCCAGACGCTTGGGATGCTTGGCATGAAAGACATTACCTTTATTCACGCGGCCAACCTTGATACCCCGGAACGGGAAGAAGGGTTAGCAGATGTTCATGCGCAGATTGATGCAATTTGTCATTAA